From a single Lolium rigidum isolate FL_2022 chromosome 7, APGP_CSIRO_Lrig_0.1, whole genome shotgun sequence genomic region:
- the LOC124678434 gene encoding peroxidase 12-like — protein sequence MASTRAAAIILVALICGTMHYHPAAAMKVDTTGVAVADGLSLGFYQDTCPFVEHIVEFLVGEAFKKDVGIAPALIRIFFHDCFPQGCDASVLLNGTASEQIQPPNQTLRPTALKLIEDIRAAVHSACGPFVSCADILALATRDSLVDAGGPSYDVALGRRDALAPAVPDITNTLPAPFFTVPQLIKSFGDRGLNVTDLVALSGAHSFGVAHCPNFEDRFKNGTDTNPPIDPKFAATLKAKCAGDNPVGTVTQKLDVRTPDKFDNKYYFDLVASQGLFKSDQALFHHAATNRTAVRFSLNEGAFFTQFAISMVKMSQMDVLTGTQGEIRNNCAVPNKRVGIETAAGNNDGLTAEM from the coding sequence ATGGCTTCCACCAGAGCGGCAGCCATCATCCTGGTTGCCTTGATCTGCGGCACCATGCACTACCATCCGGCGGCCGCCATGAAGGTGGACACAACCGGCGTGGCGGTGGCCGACGGCCTCTCCTTGGGCTTCTACCAGGACACATGCCCTTTCGTGGAGCACATCGTGGAGTTCTTGGTGGGCGAGGCCTTCAAGAAGGACGTCGGCATCGCCCCGGCGCTCATCCGCATCTTCTTCCACGACTGCTTCCCGCAGGGCTGCGACGCGTCGGTGCTCCTCAACGGCACGGCCAGCGAGCAGATCCAGCCCCCGAACCAGACGCTCCGCCCCACggcgctcaagctcatcgaggacaTCCGCGCCGCCGTCCACTCCGCGTGCGGGCCCTTcgtctcctgcgccgacatcCTCGCCCTCGCCACCCGCGACTCCCTCGTGGACGCCGGCGGTCCGAGCTACGACGTGGCGCTAGGCCGGCGCGACGCGCTCGCCCCAGCGGTGCCAGACATCACCAACACACTCCCGGCACCCTTCTTCACCGTGCCACAGCTCATCAAGTCCTTCGGCGACCGCGGCCTCAACGTGACCGACCTCGTCGCGCTCTCCGGCGCGCACTCCTTCGGCGTCGCCCACTGCCCCAACTTCGAGGACCGCTTCAAGAATGGCACTGACACCAACCCACCCATCGACCCTAAGTTCGCCGCGACGCTCAAGGCCAAGTGCGCCGGCGACAACCCCGTCGGCACCGTCACGCAGAAGCTCGACGTGCGCACGCCGGACAAGTTCGACAACAAGTACTACTTCGACCTGGTCGCCAGCCAAGGGCTGTTCAAGTCCGACCAGGCGCTTTTCCACCACGCAGCCACCAACCGCACCGCCGTCCGATTCTCACTCAACGAGGGCGCCTTCTTCACCCAGTTCGCCATTTCCATGGTCAAGATGAGCCAGATGGACGTGCTCACCGGCACCCAGGGCGAGATCCGGAACAACTGCGCCGTCCCCAACAAGCGCGTCGGCATCGAGACCGCCGCCGGCAACAACGACGGCCTCACCGCCGAGATGTAA